AGAGATCATTACCAAATTACCTCGACCCAATACTGAGTGTTCCCTTGCAGCAATGAGCTCCTGAAGTCCTTTTTCAAAGCAGTAACATGTCTCTGGCATGTTGACAGTGCGGTAATTGGTGGACATTGCTTTCAGCGATCTCACTACAAAACTTGCAACCTGCATTACCTACATCCATGCCTCTATGCCTTAGATTAGCTATTGTAGGGTGAAAGTTGTGGTATACTGATAAGAAACGGCCGTTTCTTAGCATATACTGACCACAATATGAATGTGGTCTTATGGGGCACACATTTTCCCTAAAAACTGAGAAAGGAACTGTTTATCACAGCCATATTCTCttcctgttgttgctgccataATGATGACCACGACATGATTTGTCATTGTTCTTATTTCATTGTCCAGTTTATGTTGCTTTGGGACCATGCTTATTCATTTACTTTCTAAATGCAGACAGACAAGTCTCCTTCCCAGTACAGGGGAATTGCACACGCCCTAACAACTGTCCTTAAAGAAGAAGGCCCACGAGCTTTATACAAAGGATGGCTTCCTTCTGTAATTGGAGTTGTAAGTCTGTTACTCGTATTCAAATAGTTACGCAATACCTGCTTGTCTTTGTTATTGAAGTCTCGACTTTCTAAAAATTTATAAAACAAGCGACACATGTAACTCTTTATTGAATGGTTCAAAGCTGCGTTGATCTTACTCTTATTTGGTGTTGATAGGTTCCATATGTCGGCTTGAACTTTGCTGTATATGAATCCTTGAAAGAGTGGTTGATCGAGACCAAGCCATTAGGACTAGTCGACAACAACTCTGAGCTGGGTATTACCACAAGGCTCATGTGCGGAGCTGCTGCAGGAACTGTTGGCCAGACAATTGCATACCCTCTTGACGTCATTCGTCGTAGGATGCAGATGGTTGGTTGGCACAATGCTTCATCAGTTGTCACTGGTGAGGGGAGCGGCAAAGCTTCACTTGAATATACAGGCATGGTTGATGCATTCCGTAAAACAGTTCGAAATGAGGGTTTCAAGGCATTATATAAAGGCTTGGTGCCTAATTCCGTGAAGGTCAGCTTTCTGTATTTTTTTACAAGAGTTGTGCAGGACTATTAGGTTCGGTCATATTATTAGTTCCTGAAGGGAGCTGAATCTGACCAATCATCCGTTTTAATGCAGGTGGTTCCATCCATAGCTATTGCCTTTGTGTCATATGAGTTGGTGAAGGACGTTCTTGGAGTCGAGATGAGAATATCAGACTGATGAACTCGGTAGAGGAAGATTGAGGGAAGGAAGGAAATCTGCTGACTTCAACAATGCTCTATTTTTTTGTAGGCGGAAAGAGAAGGCCCGAAATGGAAATTGTAGATGGATTTAACTATTTTACATATTTTCACTGAGAAAGAAAGAAGCTTCTTACTTAGAGGGTGGTGGTAGTATTATGTTTTCTTAGAGTGTGTCTTCTTTGCTATATCTCAGTGTGTTAAGAAATAAAAACGAAGGAAATTGTATTATCGTATTTATGGCTTCTCATTCTTGGTGCACActcattataattgaaataagagAAATGCAAAATGTGAATTTGCATATGATGATGTTGCCACTAGTTAGTAATAAAAAAACATTTTGCCGGAGTTATTAGTCCGACTGGTTTAATGTTTTACTCATTATATTCAGTCATTCTTCTTGTTCAGCAGAAGGGTACTTCATTCGTAAAACCAGGAATTCCTCCCAGGCccagtaactttttttttttttttttgatatcatAGATTCATAAACTAAAACCTTAAACAACCATACAGATCTAGGCTTGTTGAAATTTACTAGGTTATAGTTTATCTGACCTCTTTTAAAACacctagattattttttttttggtacaatGCTCAAccaatgtttgataaaatgcattAAAGAAGTGCCTTGAGATTGAATGTAATATAGGATTCTCATTAGATTTTGTTGGTGGGTTTTGTTTATATGCGGTGTTAGAGTAATAGGTTCTGGTTAGATACTAATTGTTGTATTTCTACTTTATGTTACAGCTAATAGTTTGAGATTAGAAGCTGAAGTCGGACTACTGCAATTGGTACAAGGACGATGGTGGATTGAGGGTAGGCTTCTGAAGGTAAGCTGTGATTCATTTCATGGTATGTGAGGAATGCTCATGTTTTTTTACTACAGTCCTGCATAAAGAATAGTGACACCTGCACCCACTATAACATAATCCATTTACGTTATACTTGAATTAAGATGAGAAACTGAGAATTATATGGTGATATTGAATTCTTGGTCATGATCTTTTGCAACCGATCATTTTGGTTTCTTCTAGCCTGTAAAATTTTCCATAGTAGATAGTCGATGTTCCTTGCTTTTTTTGTTATTATACGTCCCTCTCTGGAAACTCAACAATGAACATATCATTGTAGCTTTTCCTCTTCGGTCATTCCCCACACCGTGTGCTGTCATCAAGTTTACATTAATCATACCGTGTTATGTGTATGTTAATCTGAAACTCGGGTTACTGAATCTGCTTTTGGTTTGAACTAGTGGTAGGAAGTTGAAGAGACAGAAATTGGAAACGATAGATAATGATGTGAAGTTCGTGTTTAGAGGTAAGACTAGTGTGATTTGAAGGTTGTGGTAGAGTTACAGAGATGAGAAATGGACAGCAACAGCGATCTGGTGGTcaaagtagtggtggtggtggaataggAAGAGGAGGAGATAAAATTAATGCTCTTGGTAGACTCTTGTATGTATTCAATTCTATTCCCACGAGGAATGACAATCTCATTTGGTGTTAACTTCATTATATGTTACGAATCTGGGTACAAGTCCTGTTTGATATATTAAATCTAGATTAACTTCTTTGAACTTTACATAGATCACGAGTACTGCGGCATATAGCTTTAGAGAATATGAGGAGTGATGGTTATGTGAAAGTGACTGATCTATTGAAGTTGGATTTGAAAACATTCGCCAGCGTTCCGTTGAATTCACACCCTATTGATGATATTAGAGAGGTGAGGTTTATTAATTTTTCTGAATCCTTTCATGCTTCTTTAAAATTTATGCATTCATTGCTCGATTTCATGTATAAAAGAGCAGTGATGGTGTCAATTCTATTAGAAATTGAATCATTATGTGATCCCTCTCTTTAATACATTTGACTCGAGAGAATTCATTGGTAATTGCTATATCATCATTCAGGCAGTCAGGAAGGATAATAAGCAGCGCTTCGGCCTCTTGGAAGAGAACGGGGAGCTGTTGATACGTGCGAACCAAGGGCACTCTATAAAGGTAACTAGATATTAACTTAATGGATGGGATAATGGATGTAGGATTCAAATGTCTTGTAACCAGTATTGAATTTCTTAGGTGAACACATTTAAGTTAAAGTTGAAGGCTGTTCGTCTCAAATTTTAACCTatgttttattttctatgtttCCTTTCAGACAATTGAATCTGATAACTTACTAAAACCCATTCTTTCAGCTGAAGAAGCTCCAGGTAGAGATCCTAATTGCATGATAACTGCTGAACTTGTCAATCACTGTTGGAGTTGGATTTTAGTCGTTGAATGATTTTCTTCTAAACAATTTGTGCAGTTTGTGTGCATGGAACCTATACAAAGAATCTCGAGTCAATTTTGAACAACGGTCTCAAATGCATGAAACGATTGCATGTTCACTTTTCAAGTGGTTTGCCAACAGATGGAGAAGTAATTAGCGGtatggttttgattttatccttCTCAGATGCTAAAAGTTAGTGAATTTGTTTTAACTTGGCTGGAGTATAAATTTTGAATAGTCTGTTTTTACCAGGAATGCGGCGAGATGTTAATCTCCTGATTTTCCTAGATGTCAATAAGGCTTTGAAAGGTATTCTATTTGTGTTTTGGTTTTTACATTTCATGTATGAAACCCCAATATAATCTTAGCTCATATTCAGTACGCGGCTGTGCTTTCCTCTTTGGTTTCAGAGGGAATGAAACTTTATATATCAGAAAACAAGGTAATTTTGACGGAAGGTTTCAACGGTGTTGTAGCTGTTAAATACTTTGAGAAGATGGAAACATGGCCACATCGACAACTGGTACACTTGTAGCTAGTTTGAAGATAAGAAACAACTATGATGGACTCACTGGAGGAAGATTAAGGAATGGAAATCTATCAATTTCAACAGTCTCTAATTTTGTAGTCCAGAATGAAAGTAGTAGAGATATATAACTAAAATCTGAACTTATATATGATGCTGAAACTAAAAACGTTTCACCAGTCTTATGAAGCGACTGGTTAAAGGTTACTTTCAGTACATTCTTCTTGTTCTGCAGAGTAATCTCTTTATTTGTTGAAGTGATTATTGCAGATAAACAATTGCcctctctttattttattttattttactttattttgaaAGAAAGCCGATTATATTAAACAAACTAGAATTTACAATAGTGAAAAAAGATTCCTGAGATGAGATCAGGAGGATGAGAACCCCATTCCTGAATTACATTTGACTTCCTAGCTAGCTTTGCCAGAGCATCAGCTACCCTATATAAAGTTTCTACTAACATACATACAGAGAGTTTTCTGAAAAGCAGTAAAACCGAATTTACATAAGAAAATTTTGTCCAGTGCATCTTTGTAGCTGCTCCATTGATTTGCATTCACTGGAGATTGATTATCTGGGGAAAAGGTAAGATTTCTCAATGTTGCTGATCTGGCAGTTCAATAGCCATCAAAAGAGCCTTTTGCTTCTGCTTCAATTACTGAATCTGCATTTGTTGGCCAACATCTGGCTGCTGCAAAAGTTCCATTTGATCTATATGAGACGAGGCCACATCCTGCAAGAGTGGAGTTTTTCTTTAGAGATGCATCAACAAACATAAGATTATTAGCTTAAGATAGAAGAATTTAAAGAGCGCTTATTCAGACATAATGCAAAAGAAAACTTATGTTGGTTTTAAGGTTTCtaattgaattttgattttaggAATCACAGAACTAGAACATTGTTGCAAGTTGTCAAGACTCTACATCTGGTTTTCCAAACCTGCCAAAGAATTACCACAAATATTTTTTGAGTTTCAAGCATTTCAGAAGTTTGTTTCCAATTAAACAT
This portion of the Papaver somniferum cultivar HN1 chromosome 11, ASM357369v1, whole genome shotgun sequence genome encodes:
- the LOC113322470 gene encoding mitochondrial adenine nucleotide transporter ADNT1-like; this encodes MASEEVGKSRIVSLAEEAKLAATETVKEAAPPKLAIFSIAKSLIAGGVAGGVSRTAVAPLERLKILLQVQNPHSIKYNGTIQGLKYIYNTEGFRGLFKGNGTNCARIVPNSAVKFFSYEQASRGILWLYRQQPGNEDAQLTPLLRLGAGACAGIIAMSATYPMDLVRGRLTVQTDKSPSQYRGIAHALTTVLKEEGPRALYKGWLPSVIGVVPYVGLNFAVYESLKEWLIETKPLGLVDNNSELGITTRLMCGAAAGTVGQTIAYPLDVIRRRMQMVGWHNASSVVTGEGSGKASLEYTGMVDAFRKTVRNEGFKALYKGLVPNSVKVVPSIAIAFVSYELVKDVLGVEMRISD
- the LOC113322471 gene encoding putative tRNA 2'-phosphotransferase isoform X1, with product MRNGQQQRSGGQSSGGGGIGRGGDKINALGRLLSRVLRHIALENMRSDGYVKVTDLLKLDLKTFASVPLNSHPIDDIREAVRKDNKQRFGLLEENGELLIRANQGHSIKTIESDNLLKPILSAEEAPVCVHGTYTKNLESILNNGLKCMKRLHVHFSSGLPTDGEVISGMRRDVNLLIFLDVNKALKEGMKLYISENKVILTEGFNGVVAVKYFEKMETWPHRQLVHL
- the LOC113322471 gene encoding tRNA 2'-phosphotransferase 1-like isoform X2 yields the protein MRSDGYVKVTDLLKLDLKTFASVPLNSHPIDDIREAVRKDNKQRFGLLEENGELLIRANQGHSIKTIESDNLLKPILSAEEAPVCVHGTYTKNLESILNNGLKCMKRLHVHFSSGLPTDGEVISGMRRDVNLLIFLDVNKALKEGMKLYISENKVILTEGFNGVVAVKYFEKMETWPHRQLVHL